A section of the Humulus lupulus chromosome 2, drHumLupu1.1, whole genome shotgun sequence genome encodes:
- the LOC133815134 gene encoding phosphomevalonate kinase, peroxisomal-like, producing HEGLDITILGSNGFYSYRNQIEARGLPLLPESLAALPPFASIIFNSGESSGENSKPEVAKTGLGSSAAMTSSVVAALLHYLGVVDLAHVKGTADLDVVHIIAQTAHCIAQGKVGSGFDVNFAVYGSHHYVRFSPEVISSAQVAIKGAPLGEVVIEILKGKWDHERTKLSLPPLMNLLLGEPGTGGSSTPSMVGAVKKWQKSNPEKSQETWTKLSEANSALETQLNTLCKLAEEHWDEYKKLINSCGSLKPEKWMEQATQQSQEVIAKALLGARVAMLGIRYHMRLIGEAAGIPVY from the exons CATGAAGGTCTTGATATCACCATTTTAGGTAGCAATGGCTTTTATTCATATCGGAATCAG ATTGAAGCACGTGGACTCCCTTTGTTGCCTGAATCATTGGCTGCTCTTCCTCCTTTTGCATCAATTATTTTCAATTCTGGGGAATCCAGCGGAGAAAATAGCAAGCCAGAAGTTGCAAAAACTGGATTGGGTTCATCTGCTGCTATGACATCTTCGGTGGTTGCTGCTTTGCTTCATTACCTGGGAGTTGTTGATCTTGCTCACGTGAAGGGCACTGCAGATCTGGATGTGGTGCATATTATAGCTCAAACTGCTCATTGCATTGCACAGGGGAAAGTTGGCAGTGGATTTGATGTTAACTTTGCAGTTTATGGTAGCCATCATTATGTCCGTTTTTCACCAGAAGTAATCTCTTCTGCTCAG GTTGCCATAAAAGGTGCTCCCCTGGGAGAAGTGGTTATCGAAATTTTAAAAGGAAAATGGGACCATGAGAGGACAAAGCTATCCTTGCCACCATTAATGAATCTT TTACTTGGAGAACCAGGAACTGGAGGATCATCTACACCATCAATGGTAGGTGCTGTTAAAAAATGGCAGAAGTCTAACCCCGAAAAATCACAGGAAACATGGACAAAGTTGTCAGAGGCTAATTCTGCACTTGAAACACAGTTAAATACATTATGTAAATTAGCAGAAGAACACTGGgatgaatataagaaactaattAACAGCTGCGGCTCACTTAAACCTGAAAAG TGGATGGAGCAAGCCACTCAACAAAGTCAAGAGGTCATTGCCAAAGCTTTATTAGGCGCTAGAGTTGCTATGCTTGGGATCCGGTATCATATGCGTCTGATAGGCGAGGCTGCAGGCATTCCGGTATATTGA